The genomic window TGGTCCGGGCCGCGAGCTCGCGCTTCACGAAGCGGTCCTCCAGCGACTGGTAGGCGAGGACGACCATGCGGCCCTCCACGGCGATCCGGTCGAGAGCGGCGGGGACGGCCGCCTCGAGCGACGCCAGCTCGCCGTTGACCTCGATGCGGAGCGCCTGGAACACGCGCTTCGCGGGGTGACCCGCCCGCTGGAGGGCCATCGGGGTGGCGGCGATGAGGAGGTCGACGAGCTCGCCGCTGCGACGGAGCGGCGCCTCGGCGCGGTGCTCGACGATGCGGCGGGCGTAGCGCGGGCTGAGCTTCTCCTCGCCGTACTGGTAGAAGATGCGTCGCAGCTCGGACTCGGGGTACTCGGCGAGGATCGTCTCGGCCGTGACCGGGGAGGTCGGGTCCATCCGCATGTCGAGCGGGGCGTCCTTCGAGTACGAGAAGCCGCGCTCGACCCGGTCGAGCTGCAGGGACGAGACGCCGAGGTCGAACAGCACCCCCTGCACCTCGGAGATGCCGAGCCCGTCGAGGGCGTCGGCGACGCCGTCGTAGCGCGTGTGGACGAGGCGTGCCCTGTCGCCGAACGGCCGGAGGCGCTCCCCCGCGATCGCCAGCGCCTCGGTGTCGCGGTCGAGGCCCACCACGGTGAGGTCGGGGAACCGCTCGAGCATCGCGGCGGCGTGGCCGCCCATGCCGAGGGTCGCGTCGACGGCGACGGCACCGGGGCGCGAGATCGCCGGCGCGAGCAGCTCGAGCGTGCGCTCGAGGAGGACGGGGGTGTGGATCTGTTCTGCCATGGCTGACCGGGGCTGGATCCCGGGCCCTGATCCCCATCCATCACGACCTGGCACCGGGGAAGGTGCGCCAGGGCGGACGGCTGGGAGTCAGGGCCGAGGAGCTAGAAGAGCCCGGGGATCACCTCCTCCGTGGTGTTGGCGAACGCGGCCTCCTGGGCCTCGTAGTAGGTGTTCCAGGCGTCGGTGGCCCAGATCTCGGCACGGTTGCCCGCGCCGATGACCGTCAGGTCGCGGCCGAGGCCCGCGTAGTCGCGCAGCTGCGACGGGATGGTGACCCGGTTCTGCTTGTCGGGGACGTCGTCGCTGGCGCCTGACAGGAAGAGGCGCATGTAGTCGCGCCCCTCCTTGCTCGTGATCGGCGCCTGCCGGATGCGCGTGTGCATGTCCTCGAACTCGGCCTGGCTGAAGACGTAGACGCAGCGTTCCTGACCACGGGTCATGACGAGGCCGGAGGCCAGCTCGTCACGGAACTTCGCGGGGAGGATGATGCGGCCCTTCTCGTCGAGCTTGGGCGAGTAGGTGCCGAGGAACATGCGCCTCGCCCCCTCTCGCCCCGCACCCCGTTCGTGGCACGTGCCTCCACTTTACTCCACAATCCACCACCCGGATAGGCGCGGCGGGCACGAAAGTGCCTTGCGCCTCCTCAGATCCGCTCCAGTTCGGGGGTCGTGGGGGTGGAGGAGAAGGGAGGAACCACACCGCGGCCAGCGCAGGGGAAAGGTCGGACCACGGGCCCGCCCGCGGCCGGGAAGCCCCGGGCACACGAGAAAAGGGGCCGGCCCGAAGGCCGACCCCTGAGGTCGTGGTGCGAAGTGGAGGACTAGGAGCGGTCGCCGTCCTGGCGGCGTTCCCACCGGTCGTTGAGGCGGTCCATCATGCTGCCGCTGCGGGCCGGGCGGGAGGCCGCGGGGCGGGATGCGCCAGAAGCCGGCGAGGTCGCCGAGGGGCGAGCCTGTGCACCGCGGCGAGGAGGCGCCATCGCGAACACGGCACCGGCCACGAGGAGCACGAAGCCGGCGACGCCCACGAGGGGGCCGACGGGAGGCTGGCGGATGATGACGCCCGTGACGATGACGGCGATGCCGACGAGGGCTGCGAGCACGCCGATGACGACCATCGTGTAGTTCGGGCGCCCACGGCGCCCGCCGACCGTCGCCACGAAGTCGGAGTCGTTGCTGTAGAGGCTCCGCTCCATCTCTTCGAGGAGTCGTTGCTCCTGTTCGGAAAGTGGCATCTCTTTGTTCCCTTCGAGCACAGGCCCCGCGGCCTCGGGATCACCGCGTGTGGATACGGGCGAGTGTATGCCCGCGCGCTGTGGCTAGGCTAGGCAGCGTGGCTGAGAGTACGCGGTTAGTGGACGTCGTTCAAGAGCGCATCGATCGGTTCCTCGACGACCGCCGACCGGCCCTCCGGGGCATCGCCGACGACCTCTCCCCCTTCGCCCTGTTCTCGAGCGACCTGCTGCGGGGCGGCAAGCGGTTCCGTGCCCTCTTCTGCTACTGGGGCTGGCAGTCCGTGGCCGGTCGCGACGCGGGCTTCGACCCTCTCGGCGCCCCGGTCGACCAGCGGTCGCTCGACGCCGTGATGACCGCCTCGGTCGGCCTGGAGTTCTTCCACGCCGCCGCGCTCGTGCACGACGACATCATGGACAACTCCGACACCCGTCGAGGGCGGCCGGCCGCGCACCGTCGTTTCGAGGCCCTGCACCGTGACGGCGGCTGGTTGGGCTCCGCACCTGACTTCGGCACGTCGGCAGCGCTGCTGATGGGCGATCTCCTCCTGGCGTGGAGCGACGAGCAGATCAGCGAGGCCCTCGACTCCCTCGAGTCCCGGGGCGCGGCCCTCTCGGCACGACGCGAGTTCAACCGCATGCGCACCGAGGTCACGGTGGGCCAGTATCTCGACATCCTCGAGGAGAACGCCTGGCGGAGCGTCCCCGACGTCGACCTCCTCCCCCGCGCCCAGCGGGTCATCGTCTACAAGTCGGCCAAGTACAGCGTCGAGGCGCCGCTGACGATCGGGGCGGCCATGGCCGGCGGCACCGAGGCCGAACTCGAGTCGCTGCGGCGTTTCGGGCTCCCCCTCGGCATCGCCTACCAGCTGCGCGACGACCTGCTCGGCGTCTTCGGCGATCCCGAGGTGACGGGCAAGCCCGCAGGAGACGACCTCCGCGAGGGCAAGCGCACGGTCCTGGTGGCAACGGCCCGTCGGGCCCTGCCGCCGAGCTCGGTCCGGCTGCTCGACGAGCTGCTCGGCGATCCCGACCTCGACGACGACCAGATCGGCGTGCTGCAGGCGACGCTGCGTGAGTCAGGCGCGGTGGAGGCGGTCGAGCAGTCGATCACCGACCAGGTCGAGCGGGCCGTCGCGGCCCTCGACGGAGCTGACCTCGCTCCGTCCGCCAGGGCCCAGCTGACTCGACTCGCCGACACGGTGACGAAGCGCACCTACTGACGGCCAGAGGAGGCTGACGGTCAGAGGAGGCTGACGGTCAGAGCAGGCTCTGCGCGACCCGTCGGACCTCGGCCTTGCGCCCGGCGCGCAGCGCCTCGACCGGGGAGACGCCCAGGCTGTCCTCGACGGAGAGCATCCAGTCGAGCGCCTCGTCGTCGGTGAAGCCGTTGTCGGAGAGCACGGTCGCGGTGCCGCGGAGCTCGTGCATGGGCTCGCCGTCGACGAGGAACGCGGCGGGGGTCACGACGACGCCGTCGACCCGCGTGGAGATGAGGACGTGGTCCTCGAAGAGCCGGTGCACACGGCTCACGCTGAGGCCGAGCATCTCGACGAGGTCCGGCACGGCCAGCCACTCGGTGTCGTCGAACCAGGGCTGCTGAGAGAGATCGGTCACGGGTCAACCTTGCCACGGACACTCGGGCCTCCGCGCCGTTCCGTACTGCCGGAGACACGTCTGTCACGCGAACAACATGAGTCACACCCGTCACTGTGATTGACACGGGTGGCCTCCTGTGCCAACTTTGCAGCACGAGACACGCCGTCGCGGATCAGGTTGTCGACGTGTCGGACGCCACGACCCGAGGATCACCTCATGAACGACAGAAGCTCGGACCGCGCCCTCGACCTCGACGGTTCTCCCGACACGCCCCGCGCCACACGGCTGCCCGGCGCCGCCTTCGGACGGGGCGCCCTCGACGCCGACGGCCGCGGGGCCCGCTCGAGGGTCGCCCGCTCCATGCTCCAGACGGTCCCCATCATGCTCGTCGGCTCGATGGCCCTCAGCCTCGGCATGACCGGTCCCGTCGCCTCGCTGGCGCACGACCAGCAGCCCACGAAGAAGCCGCACGCCTCACCGCGTCCGCTCGCGCTGCCGCCGACCGCCGCCGCTCCCGCGCCCGAGACGTCCGTCGCGACGGTGGACGTCGCCGCGTCGTCGAGGACCGTGCTCGCGCCGTCGACCTACACGGTGGTGGCAGGCGACACCGTCGCCAGCATCGCCGGGTCGTTCGGGCTCAGCACCGCCTCCGTGCTGGCCCTCAACGGCCTCAGCTGGAAGTCGACCATCTTCCCCGGCCAGACGCTCAGCCTGGTCGCGTCGGCGCCGGCACCCGCTCCCTCCGCGACGACCAGCCCGCCGCGGACCGCCGCGGCAGGCAGCTACACGATCGCCCGCGGCGACACCCTCAGCTCGATCGCCGGCGCGCACGGCGTGAGCACCGCCTCCCTGCTCGGCGCCAACGGCCTGAGCTGGTCGAGCATCATCTACCCGGGCCAGGTGCTCTCCCTGCCCGGCGGGGCGTCGACGGCGGCGGCCCCTGCGGCGCCGGCTGCCGCAGCGCACTCCCCCGCCGCGGGCGCCGGGCACGTCATCCGGAGCGGCGAGACCGTCGCCTCCATCGCCCGGCAGACCGGCACGACCGTCCAGGCGCTCCTGGCCGCCAACGGGCTGAGCATGACGAGCACGATCTACGCCGGCCGCACCCTGGTGGTCCCCGGCGCCTCCTCGCCCGCTCCCGCCGCCGCGGCCCCCACGGTCGCCGCGGCCACCGTCGTGACCCCGCTGAGCGCCAGCGCGACCCTCACCGCCGAGCAGCAGCAGAACGCCCGCGTGGTCATCCGCGTCGGTCGTGAGCTCGGAGTCGGCGACCAGGCCATCGTCGTCGCCCTGGCGGCGGCGGCGCAGGAGTCCAGCCTCAGGAACATCGACCACGGCGACCGCGACTCCCTCGGCCTCTTCCAGCAGCGTCCGAGCACCGGCTGGGGCACACCCGCCCAGCTCACGGACGCGGCCCACGCGACGAAGCTCTTCTTCGGCGGTCGGACCAACCCGAACCCGGGCAAGACCCGTGGCCTGCTCGACATCCGCGGCTGGGCCTCGATGTCGCTGACGGACGCCGCCCAGGCGGTGCAGCTCTCTGCCCACCCCACGGCCTACGCCAAGTGGGAGGCGCCGGCGCGCACGTGGCTCAGCACGCTGGGCTGACCTGCCCCGGCGGCCTCGGCGGCGACCACGGCACCGACCTCGTTCGACACGCGCCGGTGAGCCGCCCCGGCCACCGGCCGGTCGACTCGTAAGATCGCCTCGATGAGCGCGAACCAGACTGACCCGATGATCGGCCGGCTCATCGACGACAGGTACCAGGTCCGCTCGCGCATCGCCCGTGGCGGCATGGCCACGGTGTACCTGGCCACCGACCTGCGTCTCGAGCGCCGGGTCGCGATCAAGATCATGCACGGGCACCTGGCCGACGACGCCTCCTTCAAGGAGCGGTTCATCCAGGAGGCGCGCTCGGCAGCGAGGCTCGCCCACCCCAACGTCGTCAACGTCTTCGACCAGGGCCAGGACGACGACAGCGCCTACCTCGTCATGGAGTACCTGCCCGGCATCACGCTGCGCGAGCTGCTGCAGGACCACAAGGTCCTCACGAGCGAGCAGGCGATGGACATCCTGGAGGCGGTGCTCGCCGGGCTCGCCGCAGCGCACCGCGCGGGCATCGTCCACCGCGACCTCAAGCCCGAGAACGTCCTCCTCGCCGACGACGGGCGCATCAAGATCGGCGACTTCGGCCTCGCCCGCGCCGCGACCGCGAACACGGCCACCGGCGCGGCCCTCCTCGGGACCATCGCGTACCTCTCCCCCGAGCTCGTGACCCGCGGGGTCGCGGACACGCGGAGCGACATCTACGCACTCGGCATCATGCTCTACGAGATGCTGACCGGCGAGCAGCCCTACAAGGGCGAGCAGCCGATGCAGATCGCCTACCAGCACGCCAACGACACCGTGCCCGCGCCCAGCTCGGCGAACCCTTCGGTCCCCGCCGAGCTCGACGAGCTCGTGCTGTGGGCGACGGCGCGCGACCCCGAGCACCGTCCCAGGGATGCCAGGGCGATGCTCGACCAGCTCGTCGACGTCCAGCGCGTGCTCGCTGATCCGTCGGGCGCTCCCCTCGGCCGCACCATGGTGCTCCCCGCAGCCTCCGCGACGATGGTCCTCCCCCGTGGCGGCACCGGCGAGACCCAGGTCCTGCCCAAGGCGCGTCACCGCACCGGACCGGTCGGGCCGGCTGCCGTCGACACCGTCTCCGAGCTCTCCGACGTGGCGCGTCGACGTCGACGCCGTGGATTCGCCTGGATCGTCCTGGTGCTCGTGCTGGCCGTGGTCGGCGGCGGCGCGGGATGGTGGTTCGGCGCGGGGCCGGGCAGCCAGGTCGCCGTCCCCGAGGTGACCGGTCAGGACCCGGCTGCGGCCACGGCCGCCCTCGAGGCGGCGGAGTTCGTCGTGGCCGACCAGAACGCCTCCGACTTCTCGGTCGAGGTGCCGACCGGACAGGTGATCGGGACCGACCCCGGCTCGTCCTCGCGCCTCCAGAAGGGCTCCACCGTCACGCTCGTCGTCTCGCAGGGCCCGCAGCCGCTCGACCTCCCGACCGTCGTCGGCCAGTCGGAGGACTCGGCCCGCGCCTCCTTGTCCTCGTTCTCCGTGCAGGACTCCGTGCCGCAGTTCGACGACGCCGACCCTGGCACCGTCCTCGCCGTCTCCGGGGTCGACGCCACGGGGGCGGCGGTCGACCTGGCCGGGGCCGCCCAGTACGGCGAGCAGCAGCCCGTCACCTTGACCGTGTCGCTCGGTCCTGTGCCCGACGTCGTCGGCCAGTCCGTCGAGGACGCCCAGGCCGCGCTGCAGGAGGTCGGGCTCACCGGCGTCGAGGCAGGTACCGAGTTCAGCGACGACGTCGACGAGGGCGCCGTGATCCGCGCCGACGCGCAGCAGGACGGTCCGATCCGCCCTGGTGCCGCCCTCGATCTCGTCGTCTCGAAGGGGCCGCCGCCCGTGACCGTCCCCGACGTCACCGGCAAGACCATCGACCAGGCCACGGCCCAGCTGCAGGCGCTCGGCCTCCGGGTCAGCTACGACCGGTGCACGGCGTTCACCTGCGCCTTCTACGACTGGGAGGCGAGCCTGCCGGTGCTGGCGACCGACCCGCCCGCCCAGAGCACGGCCGCCCGCGGGTCGACCGTGCGGCTCAGCTACCGCGTCGAGTGACGCCAGAGCCTGCCAGAGCCTGCCAGGGACCACGAAGGGCCCGCCTCCCCCAGGAGGCGGGCCCTTCGTGTCGGTCTCGCGGTGAGCCGAGGAGGCGCGGCCTAGTTGGCCGCGAGTTCTTCCGCCACGAGGAACGCGAGCTCGAGCGACTGCATGTGGTTCAGCCGCGGGTCGCAGAGCGACTCGTACCGCGTCGCGAGCGTGGCCTCGTCGATGTGCTCGGAGCCGCCGAGGCACTCGGTCACGTCGTCGCCGGTCAGCTCGATGTGGATGCCGCCGGGGTGCGTGCCCGCTGCGCGGTGCGCCTCGAAGAAGCCCTTGACCTCGTCCATGATCTCTTCGAAGCGCCGGGTCTTGTAGCCCGTCGGCGTCGTGAGGCCGTTGCCGTGCATCGGGTCGCTGACCCAGAGCGGGGTCGCGTCGGCGCCCTTGATCGCCTCGAGCAGCGGCGGCAGCGACTCGCGGATCTTGCCGGCCCCCATGCGCGTGATGAAGGTGAGGCGGCCAGGCTCGCGGTCGGGGTCGAGCACGTCGATGAGCCTGAGCATGTCGTCCGGCGTGGTCGACGGGCCGAGCTTCACGCCGATGGGGTTGCGGACCCGCGAGAGGAAGTCGACGTGGGCGCCGTCGAGGTCGCGGGTGCGCTCGCCGATCCACACGAAGTGCGACGAGAGGACGTAGGGGTCGCCCGTGCGCGAGTCGATGCGCGTCATGGGGCGCTCGTAGTCCATCAGCAGGCCCTCGTGGCTGGTGTAGAACTCGACGCGCTTGAGCTCGTCGAAGTCGGCACCAGCCGCCTCCATGAAGCGGATCGCCTTGTCGATCTCCTTCGCGAGGTGCTCGTAGGCGGCGTTGGCGGGGTTGGAGGCGAAGCCCCTGTTCCAGCTGTGCACCTGACGGAGGTCGGCGAAGCCGCCCTGCGTGAACGCGCGGATCAGGTTGATCGTCGACGCGGAGGTGTGGTACCCCTTCACGAGCCGGGCCGGGTCGGCCCGCCGCGACTCGGGCGTGAAGTCGTAGCCGTTGACGATGTCGCCGCGGTAGGCCGGCAGGGTCACGCCGTCACGGGTCTCGGAGTCGCTCGACCGGGGCTTCGCGAACTGGCCGGCCATGCGACCCATCTTGATGACGGGGACGGAGGCGCCGTACGTGAGGACGACGGCCATCTGCAGGATCGTCTTCACGCGGTCGCGGATCTGGTCGGCGGTGGCGCCGGCGAAGGTCTCGGCGCAGTCGCCGCCCTGGAGCAGGAAGGCGTCACCGCGGGCCGCGGCGGCGAGCCGGTCGCGCAGGGTGTCGACCTCGCCCGCGAAGACGAGGGGCGGCAGCGCGGCGATCTCGGCCGACGCGGCTTGGACCGCTGACGGGTCCGGCCAGGCGGGCTGCTGCTTGATGGGGAGCGTGCGCCAGTAGTCGAGCCCGTCGATCACGTCGGTGGTGGAGGCGTCGGTGACGGCGCCCGCGGACGGTTCGGCGATGGGGACCACGGTCTTCCTTGCAGCTAGGACGAGCCAGGGACCGATCGATCCCAGCGGTCGAGCCTACCGCGAGGAGGCCACGCGCTTCTCCTTCACGGAGGAGGCGTAGACGTCGGCGTACTCCTGGCCGCTGAGGGCGCCGAGCTCGTACATGATCTCGTCGGTGATGGACCGGAGGATGAACCGGTCGCCCTCCATGCCCTCGAACCGGCTGAAGTCGAGGGGCTCGCCGAAGACGATGCCGACCCGGCGGATCTTGGGGATCTTGGTGCCCGTCTTCATGACCTTCTCGGTGTCGATCATGGCGACCGGCACGACGGGGACGTGCCCCTCGAGGATCATGCGCGCGACGCCCGTGCGGCCGCGGTAGAGCTTGCCGTCGGGGCTGCGGGTGCCCTCGGGGTAGATGCCCAGCTGCTCGCCGCGCCCCAGGACCGACAGGCCCGTCGCGAGCGACGCCTCCGACGCCTTGCCGCCCGAGCGGTCGATCGACAGCTGGCCGGTCGCGGTGAAGAACAGGCGCATCGCCCAGCCCTTCAGGCCCGATCCGGTGAAGTAGTCGCTCTTGGCGAGGAACGAGATGCGCCGCTCGAGCGCGAGGGGCAGGAAGATCGAGTCGACGAACGAGAGGTGGTTGCTCGCGAAGATCACGGCGCCGGACGCGGGGACGTTCTCGAGCCCGCGGACCCAGGGACGGAAGACGGTGAGCATCAGCGGGCTCGCCACCATCGTCTTCAAGAACCAGTAGAGCATCGGGGCCCCTCCCTCTTCGGCGGTCGGAGTCTAGCGAGTGGACGCGTGCAGCCGGGCCAGGTCGGCGGCGCCCACGACGCCCGCGTCGTTGACCAGCTCGGCGATGACGAAGTCGGGCTCGGGGTGGAAGCCCCGCGCCGGCAGGTGCTCGTGGAACGCCTTGCGGACCGGGGCGAGGAGGAGCTCGCCGGACTGTGCCACTCCCCCGCCGAAGACGAAGACCTGCGGGTCGAGGATGGCGGCCAAGGAGGCGGCGGCCTGGCCGAGCCAGGTGCCCAGCTGGCGGAGCGCCTCGAGGGCCCCCGGGTCGCCTGCCTGCATCAGCGCGGCGACGTCGTGGCCGGAGAGCTCGCCCTTCTCCGCCCGTACGGCGGCGAGTGCCGAGCCGACGCCGCCGAGGTCGGCCACCTCGCCGGCCATCCGCAGCAGGGCGCGGCCGGAGCCGTACTGCTCGATGCAGCCGCGTGCGCCGCAGCCGCACGGCAGCCCGTCGGGGACGATGCGCATGTGCCCGAGCTCGCCGCCCGTGCCGAAGCCGCCGCGGAGCAGGCGGTCCTGGGCGACGACGGCACCGCCGACGCCCGTGCCGATGGTGAGCATCGTCATGTCGCTCGCGAGGCGGCCGGCGCCGAACCGGAACTCGGCCCAGCCCGCCGCGTTCGCGTCGTTGTCGATCGTGATGTGCAGGTCGAGCTGCTCGGAGAGCCTGGCCCTGAGCGGCTCGTTGCGCCACGGGATGTTCGGCGTGTAGTAGACGACGGACTGTGAGGCGTCGATGAAGCCGGGGGCAGCGACGCCCGCGGCCACCACGTCGGGGTGTCGCGCCTGGAGGCCCTTCACCATCGCGACGACGGCGTCGACGATCGCTCCGGCGTCGCCGGCGGGGGTCGGGACCCGTTCTTCGGCGACGATCTCGCCCAGCTCGGTGACGACTCCGCCCGCGATCTTCGTCCCGCCGATGTCAATGCCTATTGCCTGCACGATCGACGAGTCTATCCTCGGGCGCTCAGCTGCCGTTCCACGACGCCCGCAGGTCGTCACGGGACGCCAGGAGGGGCCACCGCTAAGCTCGTCGGACCCTGCCGGTGCCGAAGGAGCTGCCGTGAACGAACACACCGTCCCCCTCGTGGTCCCTGCCGACCCGACCGCCAACGCGACCGACCTGCTCGTGGAGCGAGCCGCGGCCACGCCGAACGAGCCGTTGTTCTCCGTGCCCGACGGCACGGGCGGCTGGACCGACGTGACCGCCGCCGAGTTCGCCGCCCGCGTGCGCGAGGTCGCCAAGGGCCTCATCGCGGCCGGCATCCAGCCCGGCGACGTCGTGGGCCTGATGAGCCGCACGCGCTACGAGTGGACGCTGGTCGACTTCGCCGTCTGGTTCGCG from Frigoribacterium sp. PvP032 includes these protein-coding regions:
- a CDS encoding 1-acyl-sn-glycerol-3-phosphate acyltransferase, whose product is MLYWFLKTMVASPLMLTVFRPWVRGLENVPASGAVIFASNHLSFVDSIFLPLALERRISFLAKSDYFTGSGLKGWAMRLFFTATGQLSIDRSGGKASEASLATGLSVLGRGEQLGIYPEGTRSPDGKLYRGRTGVARMILEGHVPVVPVAMIDTEKVMKTGTKIPKIRRVGIVFGEPLDFSRFEGMEGDRFILRSITDEIMYELGALSGQEYADVYASSVKEKRVASSR
- a CDS encoding class II 3-deoxy-7-phosphoheptulonate synthase; amino-acid sequence: MIDGLDYWRTLPIKQQPAWPDPSAVQAASAEIAALPPLVFAGEVDTLRDRLAAAARGDAFLLQGGDCAETFAGATADQIRDRVKTILQMAVVLTYGASVPVIKMGRMAGQFAKPRSSDSETRDGVTLPAYRGDIVNGYDFTPESRRADPARLVKGYHTSASTINLIRAFTQGGFADLRQVHSWNRGFASNPANAAYEHLAKEIDKAIRFMEAAGADFDELKRVEFYTSHEGLLMDYERPMTRIDSRTGDPYVLSSHFVWIGERTRDLDGAHVDFLSRVRNPIGVKLGPSTTPDDMLRLIDVLDPDREPGRLTFITRMGAGKIRESLPPLLEAIKGADATPLWVSDPMHGNGLTTPTGYKTRRFEEIMDEVKGFFEAHRAAGTHPGGIHIELTGDDVTECLGGSEHIDEATLATRYESLCDPRLNHMQSLELAFLVAEELAAN
- a CDS encoding ROK family glucokinase — translated: MQAIGIDIGGTKIAGGVVTELGEIVAEERVPTPAGDAGAIVDAVVAMVKGLQARHPDVVAAGVAAPGFIDASQSVVYYTPNIPWRNEPLRARLSEQLDLHITIDNDANAAGWAEFRFGAGRLASDMTMLTIGTGVGGAVVAQDRLLRGGFGTGGELGHMRIVPDGLPCGCGARGCIEQYGSGRALLRMAGEVADLGGVGSALAAVRAEKGELSGHDVAALMQAGDPGALEALRQLGTWLGQAAASLAAILDPQVFVFGGGVAQSGELLLAPVRKAFHEHLPARGFHPEPDFVIAELVNDAGVVGAADLARLHASTR
- a CDS encoding DUF3040 domain-containing protein codes for the protein MPLSEQEQRLLEEMERSLYSNDSDFVATVGGRRGRPNYTMVVIGVLAALVGIAVIVTGVIIRQPPVGPLVGVAGFVLLVAGAVFAMAPPRRGAQARPSATSPASGASRPAASRPARSGSMMDRLNDRWERRQDGDRS
- a CDS encoding LysM peptidoglycan-binding domain-containing protein, whose product is MNDRSSDRALDLDGSPDTPRATRLPGAAFGRGALDADGRGARSRVARSMLQTVPIMLVGSMALSLGMTGPVASLAHDQQPTKKPHASPRPLALPPTAAAPAPETSVATVDVAASSRTVLAPSTYTVVAGDTVASIAGSFGLSTASVLALNGLSWKSTIFPGQTLSLVASAPAPAPSATTSPPRTAAAGSYTIARGDTLSSIAGAHGVSTASLLGANGLSWSSIIYPGQVLSLPGGASTAAAPAAPAAAAHSPAAGAGHVIRSGETVASIARQTGTTVQALLAANGLSMTSTIYAGRTLVVPGASSPAPAAAAPTVAAATVVTPLSASATLTAEQQQNARVVIRVGRELGVGDQAIVVALAAAAQESSLRNIDHGDRDSLGLFQQRPSTGWGTPAQLTDAAHATKLFFGGRTNPNPGKTRGLLDIRGWASMSLTDAAQAVQLSAHPTAYAKWEAPARTWLSTLG
- a CDS encoding polyprenyl synthetase family protein, producing MAESTRLVDVVQERIDRFLDDRRPALRGIADDLSPFALFSSDLLRGGKRFRALFCYWGWQSVAGRDAGFDPLGAPVDQRSLDAVMTASVGLEFFHAAALVHDDIMDNSDTRRGRPAAHRRFEALHRDGGWLGSAPDFGTSAALLMGDLLLAWSDEQISEALDSLESRGAALSARREFNRMRTEVTVGQYLDILEENAWRSVPDVDLLPRAQRVIVYKSAKYSVEAPLTIGAAMAGGTEAELESLRRFGLPLGIAYQLRDDLLGVFGDPEVTGKPAGDDLREGKRTVLVATARRALPPSSVRLLDELLGDPDLDDDQIGVLQATLRESGAVEAVEQSITDQVERAVAALDGADLAPSARAQLTRLADTVTKRTY
- a CDS encoding Rv2175c family DNA-binding protein is translated as MTDLSQQPWFDDTEWLAVPDLVEMLGLSVSRVHRLFEDHVLISTRVDGVVVTPAAFLVDGEPMHELRGTATVLSDNGFTDDEALDWMLSVEDSLGVSPVEALRAGRKAEVRRVAQSLL
- the rsmH gene encoding 16S rRNA (cytosine(1402)-N(4))-methyltransferase RsmH, yielding MAEQIHTPVLLERTLELLAPAISRPGAVAVDATLGMGGHAAAMLERFPDLTVVGLDRDTEALAIAGERLRPFGDRARLVHTRYDGVADALDGLGISEVQGVLFDLGVSSLQLDRVERGFSYSKDAPLDMRMDPTSPVTAETILAEYPESELRRIFYQYGEEKLSPRYARRIVEHRAEAPLRRSGELVDLLIAATPMALQRAGHPAKRVFQALRIEVNGELASLEAAVPAALDRIAVEGRMVVLAYQSLEDRFVKRELAARTTSTAPQGLPVELPEHRPGFRLLVRGAELASEDEIDLNPRAKPVRLRAAERIRRTA
- the mraZ gene encoding division/cell wall cluster transcriptional repressor MraZ, translated to MFLGTYSPKLDEKGRIILPAKFRDELASGLVMTRGQERCVYVFSQAEFEDMHTRIRQAPITSKEGRDYMRLFLSGASDDVPDKQNRVTIPSQLRDYAGLGRDLTVIGAGNRAEIWATDAWNTYYEAQEAAFANTTEEVIPGLF
- the pknB gene encoding Stk1 family PASTA domain-containing Ser/Thr kinase, with the protein product MSANQTDPMIGRLIDDRYQVRSRIARGGMATVYLATDLRLERRVAIKIMHGHLADDASFKERFIQEARSAARLAHPNVVNVFDQGQDDDSAYLVMEYLPGITLRELLQDHKVLTSEQAMDILEAVLAGLAAAHRAGIVHRDLKPENVLLADDGRIKIGDFGLARAATANTATGAALLGTIAYLSPELVTRGVADTRSDIYALGIMLYEMLTGEQPYKGEQPMQIAYQHANDTVPAPSSANPSVPAELDELVLWATARDPEHRPRDARAMLDQLVDVQRVLADPSGAPLGRTMVLPAASATMVLPRGGTGETQVLPKARHRTGPVGPAAVDTVSELSDVARRRRRRGFAWIVLVLVLAVVGGGAGWWFGAGPGSQVAVPEVTGQDPAAATAALEAAEFVVADQNASDFSVEVPTGQVIGTDPGSSSRLQKGSTVTLVVSQGPQPLDLPTVVGQSEDSARASLSSFSVQDSVPQFDDADPGTVLAVSGVDATGAAVDLAGAAQYGEQQPVTLTVSLGPVPDVVGQSVEDAQAALQEVGLTGVEAGTEFSDDVDEGAVIRADAQQDGPIRPGAALDLVVSKGPPPVTVPDVTGKTIDQATAQLQALGLRVSYDRCTAFTCAFYDWEASLPVLATDPPAQSTAARGSTVRLSYRVE